One region of Oxalobacteraceae sp. CFBP 8761 genomic DNA includes:
- a CDS encoding sigma-70 family RNA polymerase sigma factor, with product MAVPDTLHPDPEQLATWLHGTAQGDAAAFRALYDTISPKLFGYALRILGKRELAEEALQDGFVAIWNGAAGYQRHLAAPMTWMTTIVRNKSLDLLRRCAHDLDIDGPVFDAEIMAALQDPRATPIDALLISHDAKALAYCMSLLEGAHRQVVGLAFFHDLSHSEVAQQMAIPIGTVKTWIRRSLERLKTCLVKGERA from the coding sequence ATGGCAGTGCCAGATACCCTTCATCCCGATCCCGAACAGCTGGCAACATGGCTGCACGGCACAGCACAAGGTGACGCGGCAGCCTTTCGCGCGTTGTATGACACGATTTCCCCGAAACTGTTTGGCTACGCACTACGTATATTAGGCAAGCGCGAACTGGCTGAAGAAGCACTGCAAGATGGATTCGTGGCAATCTGGAACGGCGCCGCCGGTTACCAGCGCCACCTGGCCGCGCCCATGACCTGGATGACGACGATCGTGCGCAACAAATCGCTCGACCTGCTGCGCCGCTGTGCCCACGATCTCGACATCGACGGCCCTGTCTTCGATGCCGAGATCATGGCGGCCCTGCAGGACCCGCGCGCCACGCCGATCGACGCGCTGCTCATCAGCCATGATGCGAAGGCGCTGGCCTACTGCATGTCGTTGCTCGAAGGCGCGCACCGGCAAGTCGTTGGCCTGGCCTTCTTCCACGACCTGTCGCACAGCGAAGTGGCGCAGCAGATGGCGATACCGATTGGTACCGTCAAGACCTGGATCCGCCGCAGCCTGGAGCGGCTCAAGACGTGCCTGGTTAAAGGCGAACGAGCATGA